One region of Peromyscus eremicus chromosome 4, PerEre_H2_v1, whole genome shotgun sequence genomic DNA includes:
- the LOC131908223 gene encoding olfactory receptor 8K1-like, whose amino-acid sequence MEKLNHTAKIQVTEFILLGLTTSPGLKAPLFGIFLIIYLVTLMGNLGMVILTHLDSKLHTPMYFFLRHLSITDLGYSTVIGPKMMVNFVMQQNTISYTGCAVQLTFFEIFIITELFILSAMAYDRYVAICKPLLYVIIMAGKVRWALVLVPYLYSIFVSLLLTVKLFTLSFCGSNVISYFYCDCVPLISLLCSDTHELELIILIFSGCNLLSSLLIVLISYVFIFVAILRMNSKEGRSKAFSTCSSHLTVVVVFYGTLLFIYLQPKSSHTFDIDKMASVFYMLVIPMLNPLIYSLRNKEVKEALKRTFTHGFRIST is encoded by the coding sequence ATGGAGAAACTCAACCACACTGCAAAGATCCAGGTTACTGAGTTTATTCTCTTGGGACTCACCACCAGTCCCGGCCTCAAAGCACCACTCTTTGGAATATTTTTAATCATATACTTGGTCACACTGATGGGCAATTTGGGCATGGTTATTCTGACTCATTTGGACTCTAAACTACATACCCCTATGTACTTTTTCCTGAGACATTTATCAATCACTGATCTTGGTTACTCCACAGTTATTGGTCCAAAAATGATGGTAAACTTTGTTATGCAGCAAAATACTATTTCCTACACTGGGTGTGCTGTACAGCTGacattctttgagattttcatcATCACTGAACTATTTATCCTCTCAGCCATGGCCTATGATCGCTATGTAGCCATCTGCAAACCTCTCCTCTAcgtgatcatcatggcagggaaagtGCGCTGGGCGCTGGTACTGGTACCCTATCTCTACAGCATCTTTGTGTCGCTACTTCTCACAGTTAAGTTATTTACACTGTCCTTTTGTGGCTCTAACGTAATCAGTTATTTTTACTGTGACTGTGTCCCTCTGATATCTCTGCTCTGTTCTGACACACATGAATTAGAACTGatcatcttaattttctcaggctGTAATTTACTCTCCTCCCTCTTGATCGTTCTCATATCTTACGTGTTCATTTTTGTGGCAATTCTCAGAATGAACTCCAAGGAGGGGAGGTCCAAAGCCTTCTCCACATGCAGCTCTCATCTGACAGTCGTAGTAGTATTCTATGGAACCCTGCTGTTTATTTACCTGCAACCCAAATCCAGCCATACTTTTGATATTGATAAAATGGCCTCTGTGTTTTATATGCTAGTCATTCCTATGCTCAATCCATTGATCTAtagtctcagaaacaaagaagtAAAAGAGGCCCTTAAGAGAACTTTTACTCATGGATTCAGAATCTCCACTTAA
- the LOC131908224 gene encoding olfactory receptor 8K3-like: protein MGKDNLTVVTEFILMGITDHTELQAPLFGLFLIIYLISLMGNLGMIILTTVDARLQTPMYFFLKHLAITDLGYSTSVGPKMLVNFVVDENTISFNLCATQLAFFLVFIVSELFILSAMSYDRYVAICKPLLYTVIMSHRVCWVLVVIPYLYCTFVSLLVTIKIFTLSFCGYNVISHFYCDSLPLLSLLCSDTHEVELIILILAAFDLISSLMIVLVSYLLILIAILRMNSAEGRRKAFSTCGSHLTVVIVFYGTLIFMYVQPNSSHSFDTDKVASIFYTLVIPMLNPLIYSLRNKDVKYALQRTLNNLCKLFSLGFHKI, encoded by the coding sequence ATGGGGAAAGACAACCTTACAGTGGTGACTGAATTCATTCTGATGGGCATCACAGACCACACTGAGCTTCAGGCCCCATTGTTTGGACTCTTCCTCATCATCTATCTGATCTCACTGATGGGCAACTTGGGCATGATCATCCTCACCACAGTGGACGCCAGGCTGCAAACACCCATGTACTTCTTTCTCAAACATCTGGCTATCACAGATCTTGGTTATTCTACATCTGTGGGACCCAAAATGTTAGTGAATTTTGTTGTGGATGAAAATACAATATCATTTAACCTTTGTGCTAcacagcttgctttctttcttgtgttCATTGTTAGTGAGCTTTTTATTCTGTCTGCAAtgtcctatgaccgctatgtggccatctgtaaGCCTCTGCTTTATACTGTCATCATGTCACACAGGGTATGTTGGGTACTAGTGGTGATTCCTTATCTCTATTGCACATTTGTTTCTCTTCTGGTCACAATTAAGATTTTCACTTTGTCTTTCTGTGGTTACAATGTCATCAGTCATTTCTACTGTGACAGTCTCCCCTTGTTATCTCTGCTGTGCTCAGATACACATGAAGTTGAACTTATAATTCTAATTTTAGCAGCCTTTGATTTGATTTCCTCTCTTATGATCGTCCTTGTTTCTTACCTGTTAATCCTCATAGCTATTCTGAGGATGAACTCTGCTGAGGGCAGGCGGAAGGCTTTCTCCACCTGTGGGTCACACCTGACAGTGGTCATTGTCTTCTATGGGACTttgatatttatgtatgtgcagcCCAATTCTAGCCACTCCTTTGACACAGATAAAGTGGCATCCATATTCTATACCCTGGTTATCCCTATGTTGAATCCCTTGATCTATAGCTTGAGGAATAAAGATGTAAAATATGCCCTGCAAAGAACATTGAATAATTTgtgcaaattattttctttaggttttcataaaatataa
- the LOC131908225 gene encoding olfactory receptor 8K5-like gives MVEMSHRNSTVPTEFILTQITHRPELQLPLLGIFLVTYGIAVIGNLSMIILTELDSHLHTPMYYFIRHLAFIDLGNCTVIYPKMMVNFVVDQNVISYYACAIQMAFYITFIISELFVLSAMAYDRYVAICNPLLYSAIMSQRRCHVLVGIPYLYSIFQAVLITSKIFTLTFCGSNVISHFYCDNVPMLLLLCSNPRDIELLIILFSALNLISSFSVVLVSYFLILLAIYGMHSAEGRKKAFSTCGSHLTVVVVFYGTLLFMYLQPKSTHSFESDKIASVFYTLVIPMLNPLIYSFRNKEVKNAFLRIFKDLSKLCT, from the coding sequence ATGGTTGAAATGAGCCACAGGAACTCAACAGTGCCAACTGAATTCATCCTGACACAAATCACACACAGGCCTGAGCTACAGCTTCCTCTTTTGGGGATCTTCCTAGTCACCTACGGAATCGCTGTGATAGGCAACCTGAGCATGATCATTTTGACAGAGTTGGATTCTCACCTTCACACACCTATGTATTATTTTATCAGACATCTGGCTTTCATTGATCTTGGCAATTGTACTGTCATTTACCCAAAGATGATGGTGAATTTTGTGGTGGATCAAAATGTCATTTCTTACTATGCTTGTGCCATACAGATGGCATTCTACATCACTTTCATTATCAGTGAACTTTTCGTCTTGTCTGCCATGGCCTATGATCGCTATGTGGCTATCTGCAACCCTTTGCTCTACAGTGCGATCATGTCTCAGAGACGTTGTCATGTGCTGGTGGGCATTCCATACCTCTACAGTATCTTCCAGGCTGTGCTGATAACTAGTAAGATTTTTACATTGACTTTCTGTGGCTCTAATGTCATCAGCCACTTCTACTGTGACAACGTCCCCATGTTACTTTTATTGTGTTCAAATCCACGGGATATAGAATTGTTGATCATATTATTTTCAGCACTTAATTTGATCTCCTCTTTCTCTGTAGTCTTAGTATCTTACTTTCTGATTCTACTAGCCATATATGGAATGCATTCTGCGGAGGGTAGGAAAAAGGCCTTCTCAACTTGTGGTTCTCATCTGACAGTGGTGGTAGTATTTTACGGGACTCTACTCTTCATGTACTTACAGCCCAAATCCACTCACTCATTTGAAAGTGATAAAATAGCATCCGTGTTTTATACTTTAGTGATCCCCATGCTTAATCCCTTGATCTACAGCTTTAGAAACAAAGAAGTGAAAAACGCCTTTCTAAGAATCTTTAAGGACCTAAGTAAACTTTGTACTTAA